A genomic region of Tsukamurella pulmonis contains the following coding sequences:
- a CDS encoding class I SAM-dependent RNA methyltransferase — protein MLAPNDVLELTCGAPGHGGFVVARHEGRAVFVRGALPGERVRARVTEVKKSYARASTVEVLEASPHRVAEACAAAAAGAGCCDLTFAAPAFQREMKTQVLQDLLVRFGGFEAGALEPVVAPLSDAPPAGWRHRARLVADDDGRLGQHAHRSAEVVVAPCVQLPSALVDLAAGLRAEPGAEVALVLDDAGAAHAAVPARRGRAARVLAGEALAEYRVGARSWRIPVGGFWQAHRDAASRYAQWVGEYTGRYGGEPGRAWDLYGGAGVLAGALVDEGFAVDVVETSGGAIAAGRESLADEPVAFHRGDVASRLKGLRAPGVVVLDPPRTGAGEAVMSAITAAAPTAIVHVGCDPAAFARDLGAACENGYRLAEVSACDAFPGTHHLEAFAVLVSGREDRRGR, from the coding sequence ATGCTCGCGCCGAATGACGTCCTCGAGCTGACCTGCGGCGCCCCCGGACACGGCGGCTTCGTCGTCGCCCGGCACGAGGGTCGGGCCGTGTTCGTGCGCGGCGCGCTCCCCGGGGAGCGGGTGCGGGCGCGGGTCACCGAGGTGAAGAAGTCCTACGCCCGCGCGAGCACCGTGGAGGTGCTCGAGGCCTCGCCGCACCGCGTGGCCGAGGCCTGCGCCGCGGCCGCCGCCGGAGCGGGCTGCTGCGATCTGACCTTCGCCGCCCCCGCTTTCCAGCGGGAGATGAAGACGCAGGTGCTGCAGGACCTGCTGGTGCGTTTCGGCGGCTTCGAGGCCGGAGCCCTCGAACCCGTCGTCGCTCCGCTCTCCGACGCCCCGCCGGCCGGGTGGCGGCACCGCGCCCGCCTCGTCGCGGACGACGACGGCCGTCTCGGACAGCACGCCCACCGCAGCGCCGAGGTCGTGGTCGCGCCGTGCGTGCAACTGCCCTCCGCCCTCGTCGATCTCGCGGCCGGCCTGCGGGCCGAGCCCGGCGCCGAGGTCGCGCTCGTGCTCGACGACGCGGGCGCCGCGCACGCCGCCGTCCCCGCGCGCCGCGGTCGCGCCGCCCGGGTCCTCGCCGGGGAGGCGCTCGCCGAGTACCGGGTCGGCGCCCGCTCGTGGCGGATCCCCGTCGGCGGCTTCTGGCAGGCCCACCGCGACGCCGCGTCCCGCTACGCGCAGTGGGTGGGCGAGTACACCGGGCGGTACGGGGGAGAACCCGGCCGGGCCTGGGATCTGTACGGCGGCGCGGGCGTCCTCGCCGGCGCGCTGGTCGACGAGGGCTTCGCCGTCGACGTCGTCGAGACCTCCGGCGGCGCGATCGCCGCCGGTAGGGAGAGCCTCGCGGACGAGCCCGTCGCCTTCCACCGGGGCGACGTCGCCTCCCGGCTCAAGGGCCTGCGGGCGCCCGGTGTCGTCGTGCTCGATCCGCCGCGCACGGGCGCCGGCGAGGCCGTGATGTCCGCGATCACGGCGGCGGCGCCGACCGCGATCGTGCACGTCGGCTGCGATCCCGCGGCCTTCGCCCGCGACCTCGGTGCGGCCTGTGAGAACGGCTATCGCCTGGCGGAGGTGTCCGCGTGCGACGCGTTCCCCGGCACCCATCATCTGGAGGCCTTCGCGGTGCTGGTGTCGGGTCGCGAAGACCGGCGTGGCCGGTAA